A single region of the Streptomyces sp. NBC_01803 genome encodes:
- a CDS encoding iron ABC transporter substrate-binding protein has product MSSALPEATPVTSRHRPVRRAAFAVAAALLLPAVAACGSDDGGSDGGGSGEELVIYSGRNEELVAPLLERLEEATGTDVTVRYGDSAELAAQILEEGERTNASLFFSQDAGALGALANEGVLTELPQATLDRVDPAFRAEDGTWVGLSGRVRVVVYNPDQVSEEELPSDLDELTESRWNGQVGYAPTNASFQTFVTAMRLIDGEDATRAWLEGIQDNGAQAYENNITIMDAVDNGEIALGLVNHYYWFERVAEEGEDQVTAQLHHLPGDGPGSLVNAAGVGILAHGGQGEAAQEAVDFLLSEEAQTYFAEETKEYPLAAGVTSPVEGLPPLESLETPEIDLGDLDSLQETLALLQDVGML; this is encoded by the coding sequence ATGTCTTCCGCGCTCCCCGAAGCCACTCCCGTCACCAGCAGACACCGGCCCGTGCGGCGGGCGGCGTTCGCCGTGGCCGCGGCCCTCCTGCTGCCCGCGGTCGCCGCCTGCGGAAGCGACGACGGGGGTTCGGACGGCGGCGGCTCGGGTGAGGAACTGGTCATCTACTCCGGCCGCAATGAGGAGTTGGTGGCCCCGCTGCTGGAGCGGCTGGAGGAAGCCACCGGCACGGACGTCACGGTCCGGTACGGGGACAGTGCCGAACTCGCCGCCCAGATCCTTGAGGAGGGTGAACGCACCAACGCCAGCCTCTTCTTCTCGCAGGATGCCGGTGCCCTCGGTGCGCTGGCCAACGAAGGGGTCCTGACCGAGCTGCCGCAGGCCACCCTCGACCGGGTCGACCCCGCGTTCCGCGCCGAGGACGGCACCTGGGTCGGCCTCTCGGGGCGCGTACGGGTGGTGGTCTACAACCCCGACCAGGTCAGCGAGGAGGAACTCCCCTCGGATCTGGACGAGTTGACCGAGTCCCGGTGGAACGGCCAGGTGGGCTACGCCCCGACCAACGCTTCGTTCCAGACGTTCGTCACCGCGATGCGCCTCATCGACGGAGAGGACGCCACACGCGCCTGGCTGGAAGGTATCCAGGACAACGGCGCCCAGGCGTACGAGAACAACATCACGATCATGGACGCGGTCGACAACGGCGAGATCGCGCTGGGCCTGGTCAACCACTACTACTGGTTCGAGCGCGTCGCCGAGGAAGGCGAGGACCAGGTGACCGCCCAGCTGCACCACCTTCCCGGAGACGGCCCCGGCTCCCTCGTCAACGCGGCCGGCGTCGGCATCCTGGCGCACGGCGGCCAGGGCGAGGCGGCGCAGGAGGCGGTCGACTTCCTGCTCTCCGAGGAGGCCCAGACCTACTTCGCCGAGGAGACCAAGGAGTACCCGCTCGCCGCGGGCGTCACCAGCCCGGTTGAGGGGCTGCCTCCCCTGGAGTCGCTGGAGACCCCCGAGATCGACCTCGGTGATCTCGACTCGCTCCAGGAGACCCTGGCTCTCCTCCAGGACGTCGGGATGCTGTGA
- a CDS encoding (2Fe-2S)-binding protein, with amino-acid sequence MTDGLAAFGAFFALRTHPAHATPVPPWRPMGELAREPTALRDRVEAVRGGLAALNGREPDGIELRVAASIAHLGLVARLLSPALVLAVLQRRHLASSLGALWWQPVLGGPVPLSAPAEPVLAPAPASGPADLLHDCLTDGPVGELTSAFRALRISPRVLWGNVASALHSSAVLTASARPDLAAGVRALTAALLARPPLRDTARTTAEGRFQRRSCCLIYRTAPGPAGPVCGDCVLAARG; translated from the coding sequence ATGACGGACGGCCTCGCCGCGTTCGGAGCGTTCTTCGCCCTGCGGACGCATCCGGCACATGCGACGCCCGTGCCGCCGTGGCGGCCCATGGGGGAGCTGGCGCGGGAGCCGACGGCGCTGCGCGACCGTGTCGAGGCGGTCCGCGGCGGGCTGGCCGCTCTCAACGGCCGGGAGCCGGACGGCATCGAGCTCCGGGTGGCGGCCTCTATCGCCCATCTCGGACTCGTGGCCCGGCTGTTGTCACCCGCCCTCGTCCTGGCCGTTCTCCAGCGCCGTCATCTGGCCTCCTCGCTGGGCGCGTTGTGGTGGCAGCCGGTGCTCGGCGGTCCCGTCCCGTTGTCGGCGCCCGCCGAGCCGGTCCTCGCCCCCGCCCCGGCCTCCGGGCCCGCCGATCTGCTGCACGACTGCCTCACCGACGGCCCGGTCGGTGAACTGACCAGCGCTTTCCGGGCATTGCGGATCTCACCACGTGTCCTGTGGGGCAACGTGGCCTCGGCCCTCCACAGTTCGGCGGTGCTGACCGCCTCGGCCCGCCCCGACCTGGCGGCCGGGGTCCGCGCGCTGACCGCCGCGCTGCTGGCCCGTCCGCCCCTGCGGGACACGGCCCGGACCACGGCCGAGGGCCGTTTCCAGCGGCGGAGCTGCTGTCTGATCTACCGCACCGCGCCGGGCCCCGCCGGTCCGGTCTGCGGTGACTGCGTGCTCGCCGCGCGAGGGTGA
- a CDS encoding AMP-binding protein encodes MTAPSELLPSTPAVPFARDLAAHGDRTAFITPSGEISYRELARRVTDLAARLGHERRLVLLEGANTADALVVYLAALAGGHPVLLVPHGNAESTTALTGRYDPDIVATSVDGEYVLDERRPVSAHTLHPDLALLLSTSGSTGSPKLVRLSFQGLQANAESIARYLDIRDSDRAATTLPMHYCYGLSVINSHLLRGAGVILTELSVSDPCFWNRFRDGRGTTFAGVPYTFDLLDQIGFPAMRLPHLRYITQAGGRLAPEQVTRYAALGRRDGWELFVMYGQTEATARMAYLPPHLALSRPQAIGIPVPGGSFRIEPLPDQPGQDTGELVYSGPNVMLGYAETPADLALGRTVTELRTGDIARRAPDGLYELVGRQSRFAKILGLRIDPRQVETMLERHGIAADCLGDDDELLVAVAGDDTTDARTVRRLVAGECGLPVRVVRVAVLAELPRLATGKPDYGAVRRLARAASQAQGGKTTTDRADGPESLCRLYADILDRADVTEDSSFVGLGGDSLTYVEMSVRLEAILGKLPTDWHTRPIHDLRPAGTRPAASPHLRDLDTSVALRAVSIVLIVGSHIPLFTILGGAHVLLGVAGYNFARFHLTPAGRRQRVRNAWGAVARLAVPSVLWITFALLVTGAYDLANVFLLNSVVGEREGTAEWQYWFIETLVYFLVAATTLLAVPALDRAERRFPFGFPMALVTLGLVTRYDLIGLDIHIRTLTPIMVFWLFALGWAAAKARTVPQRLLVSATLLATVPGFFPQPERGPIVMAGLLLLIWVPSLPCPAPLNRIAGTLAAASLYIYLTHYQVYPRFEFSPLLGLAASLAFGTACTAAASRATRHLTARLRRRGTGRQAPPRSTKV; translated from the coding sequence GTGACTGCGCCTTCCGAGCTGCTCCCCAGCACCCCGGCCGTTCCCTTCGCCCGTGACCTGGCGGCCCATGGCGACCGGACGGCATTCATCACCCCCAGCGGCGAGATCTCCTACCGGGAGCTGGCCCGGCGCGTGACCGACCTCGCCGCCCGCCTCGGCCACGAGCGGCGGCTGGTGCTGCTTGAGGGCGCGAACACGGCCGACGCCCTCGTGGTCTACCTCGCGGCGCTGGCCGGCGGCCATCCCGTCCTGCTCGTGCCCCACGGCAACGCCGAGAGCACGACAGCGCTGACCGGCCGCTACGACCCGGACATCGTTGCCACGTCCGTCGACGGGGAGTACGTGCTCGACGAGCGCCGGCCCGTTTCCGCACACACGCTCCACCCCGACCTGGCGCTGCTGCTGAGCACCTCGGGCTCCACCGGGTCGCCCAAGCTCGTCCGGCTGTCGTTCCAGGGCCTCCAGGCCAACGCGGAGTCCATCGCCCGGTACCTGGACATCCGTGACAGCGATCGCGCCGCCACGACCCTGCCCATGCACTACTGCTACGGCCTGTCCGTCATCAACAGCCACCTCCTGCGCGGCGCCGGGGTCATCCTCACCGAACTGTCGGTCTCCGACCCCTGCTTCTGGAACCGGTTCCGCGACGGCCGGGGCACGACGTTCGCCGGCGTGCCCTACACCTTCGACCTGCTCGACCAGATCGGATTCCCCGCCATGCGGCTGCCGCACCTGCGGTATATCACCCAGGCGGGAGGGCGGCTGGCACCGGAGCAGGTGACCCGCTACGCCGCGCTGGGCCGGCGCGACGGCTGGGAGCTGTTCGTGATGTACGGCCAGACCGAGGCGACAGCCCGCATGGCCTACCTGCCCCCGCACCTGGCGCTCTCCCGGCCCCAGGCGATCGGCATACCGGTACCGGGTGGCTCCTTCCGGATCGAGCCGCTTCCCGACCAGCCCGGGCAGGACACCGGGGAGCTGGTCTATTCCGGCCCCAACGTCATGCTGGGCTACGCCGAGACCCCCGCCGACCTAGCCCTGGGCCGCACCGTCACCGAGCTGCGTACCGGTGACATCGCCCGCCGTGCCCCGGACGGGCTGTACGAACTGGTGGGACGGCAAAGCCGGTTCGCCAAGATCCTCGGCCTGCGGATCGATCCGCGACAGGTCGAGACCATGCTCGAAAGACACGGCATCGCCGCGGACTGCCTGGGCGACGACGACGAACTGCTCGTCGCCGTCGCCGGTGACGACACCACCGACGCGCGCACCGTCCGGCGCCTGGTGGCGGGCGAGTGCGGCCTCCCGGTGCGGGTCGTCCGCGTCGCCGTCCTGGCGGAACTGCCCCGCCTGGCCACCGGGAAGCCCGACTACGGCGCCGTCCGCCGCCTGGCCCGCGCCGCCTCCCAGGCCCAGGGCGGGAAGACCACGACCGACCGCGCGGACGGCCCCGAAAGCCTGTGCCGCCTGTACGCGGACATCCTCGACCGCGCCGACGTCACCGAGGACAGCAGCTTCGTCGGTCTGGGCGGCGACTCGCTCACCTACGTCGAGATGTCCGTCCGACTGGAGGCGATACTCGGGAAACTGCCGACCGACTGGCACACCCGGCCGATACACGACCTGCGCCCGGCCGGTACACGACCCGCCGCCTCCCCCCACCTGCGCGACCTGGACACCAGCGTGGCCCTGCGCGCGGTGTCGATCGTCCTCATCGTCGGCTCGCACATCCCCCTGTTCACGATCCTGGGCGGCGCCCACGTCCTGCTCGGCGTGGCCGGTTACAACTTCGCCCGCTTCCACCTCACCCCCGCCGGACGCCGCCAGCGCGTGCGGAACGCGTGGGGCGCCGTCGCGCGCCTGGCCGTGCCGAGCGTGCTCTGGATCACCTTCGCCCTGCTCGTCACCGGCGCATACGACCTGGCCAACGTCTTCCTGCTCAACAGTGTCGTGGGCGAACGCGAGGGCACGGCGGAATGGCAGTACTGGTTCATCGAGACCCTCGTCTACTTCCTCGTCGCCGCGACCACCCTGCTCGCGGTCCCCGCACTCGACCGGGCCGAACGCCGGTTCCCCTTCGGCTTCCCCATGGCACTGGTCACCCTCGGCCTGGTGACCCGCTACGACCTGATCGGCCTCGACATCCACATCCGCACCCTGACGCCGATCATGGTCTTCTGGCTGTTCGCCCTCGGCTGGGCCGCCGCCAAGGCCCGGACCGTTCCCCAACGCCTCCTGGTATCCGCCACCCTGCTCGCCACCGTGCCCGGCTTCTTCCCCCAACCCGAACGCGGCCCCATCGTGATGGCCGGCCTCCTCCTGCTGATCTGGGTGCCCAGCCTGCCGTGCCCCGCGCCGCTCAACCGCATCGCCGGCACGCTGGCAGCAGCCTCCCTCTACATCTATCTCACCCACTACCAGGTCTATCCCCGCTTTGAGTTCTCCCCCCTCCTGGGACTGGCCGCCTCCCTCGCCTTCGGCACCGCCTGCACAGCCGCCGCGTCACGCGCGACACGACACCTCACCGCACGCCTCCGCCGCAGAGGAACCGGACGACAGGCACCCCCGCGGAGTACCAAGGTGTGA
- a CDS encoding SseB family protein, with product MELGDRIAAVRAGVGDPAAMLGEFRRSAVLVPVVGGEFMSAVSGGIRWVYAFTDEAALTRFAAARGEAAREWEYAAVLGARLLDAVVPEWNGPAGVAVDVADEDGSMLFPPVKGIVPVAVAVDATNVTDREGER from the coding sequence ATGGAGTTGGGGGACCGCATCGCCGCGGTGCGCGCCGGGGTGGGTGATCCGGCCGCGATGCTGGGGGAGTTCCGACGGTCGGCAGTGCTGGTGCCGGTGGTGGGCGGGGAGTTCATGTCGGCGGTGTCCGGTGGCATCCGCTGGGTGTACGCCTTCACGGACGAGGCAGCGCTGACGCGGTTCGCGGCGGCGCGCGGGGAGGCGGCGCGGGAGTGGGAGTACGCCGCGGTGCTGGGCGCGCGGCTTCTCGACGCCGTCGTACCGGAGTGGAACGGCCCGGCCGGGGTGGCGGTGGATGTGGCGGACGAGGACGGCTCGATGCTGTTCCCGCCGGTGAAGGGGATCGTGCCGGTCGCGGTGGCGGTGGACGCCACGAACGTCACGGACAGGGAGGGGGAACGGTGA